In the Flagellimonas sp. MMG031 genome, one interval contains:
- a CDS encoding helix-turn-helix domain-containing protein translates to MSLWDYTHFFQKNKVDLFTKSFISLFLFLFGYTLFLIFYTWSNFEGSFLLFAVPLPFYVIATCLLLKYRHLLKTKSQCTIAHTKQDKYEKTGLSEAFSQELKEKLEDLMDTQKLYLNHELRLDDIANMLNISRHHASQVINENFNMSFYDFINTYRIEEAKNKLCNNFKKSSESISDIAYQCGFNNRVSFYKAFKKRTKITPKEFIQNAA, encoded by the coding sequence ATGTCACTCTGGGATTACACACATTTCTTTCAGAAAAACAAGGTGGACCTTTTTACCAAAAGTTTCATTTCGCTGTTTCTATTTTTATTTGGGTACACGCTCTTTTTGATTTTTTACACTTGGTCAAACTTTGAAGGTTCCTTTCTCCTATTTGCGGTGCCACTTCCGTTTTATGTGATTGCCACTTGCCTATTGTTGAAATATCGTCACCTATTGAAAACGAAAAGTCAGTGTACAATTGCCCACACCAAACAGGACAAATATGAAAAAACGGGATTGTCCGAAGCCTTTTCACAAGAACTAAAGGAAAAACTGGAGGATTTGATGGACACCCAAAAACTTTATTTGAACCACGAACTACGCCTCGACGATATCGCCAATATGCTCAATATTTCCAGACACCATGCCTCCCAAGTAATCAACGAAAACTTTAATATGAGTTTTTACGACTTCATCAATACCTACCGGATTGAAGAGGCCAAAAATAAACTCTGCAACAATTTCAAAAAGTCCTCTGAATCCATTTCCGATATCGCCTACCAATGTGGATTTAACAATCGGGTATCGTTTTATAAGGCATTTAAAAAACGAACCAAGATTACACCCAAGGAGTTTATCCAAAACGCAGCCTAG
- a CDS encoding GYDIA family GHMP kinase, with translation MKKEFYSNGKLLLSGEYAILDGALGLAIPTSYGQSLQVTPTSSCVLEWTSLDENDHSWFSATFDLANLKIVSTSDEAMAQTLVHLLLEANAQNPLLLTDSDGFEVTTRLTFPRSWGLGTSSTLINNLAQWARVDAYQLLWNAFGGSGYDIACAQHNSPITYQRLDGEPKVETIDFDPIFKDSLYFVHLNQKQSSKEAIANYRNRQFDRNKLIQEISYITHRMIEVPTLAGFESLMETHENLLSDVLQEQPVKQRLFPDYFGMIKSLGAWGGDFVLATGDEKTTAYFKGKGYSTVIPYSRMIF, from the coding sequence CAGTTATGGGCAATCGCTACAGGTAACCCCTACTTCGTCCTGTGTATTGGAGTGGACCAGTTTGGACGAAAATGACCATAGCTGGTTCTCCGCGACGTTTGACCTTGCCAACTTAAAAATAGTTTCCACTTCGGATGAGGCCATGGCCCAAACCTTGGTGCACCTCCTTTTGGAGGCCAATGCGCAAAACCCTTTATTGCTTACCGATAGCGATGGATTCGAGGTAACAACCCGTCTGACCTTTCCACGATCTTGGGGATTGGGCACCTCATCCACTTTGATCAACAATTTGGCACAATGGGCTCGAGTGGATGCCTATCAATTGTTATGGAATGCTTTTGGCGGAAGCGGTTACGATATCGCCTGTGCTCAACACAATTCTCCCATCACCTATCAACGTTTGGATGGTGAACCAAAGGTCGAAACCATTGATTTTGACCCCATTTTTAAGGACTCCCTGTATTTTGTGCACCTCAACCAAAAACAGAGCAGCAAAGAAGCCATCGCCAATTACAGAAACCGGCAGTTTGATAGGAACAAACTCATCCAAGAAATTTCATACATAACCCATAGAATGATTGAAGTCCCTACCCTAGCGGGCTTTGAATCCTTGATGGAAACACATGAAAACCTTCTTTCCGACGTGTTACAGGAACAACCTGTAAAGCAACGACTGTTTCCAGACTATTTTGGTATGATCAAAAGTTTAGGAGCTTGGGGCGGTGATTTTGTATTGGCTACGGGAGATGAAAAAACCACGGCCTATTTTAAGGGCAAAGGATACTCCACCGTTATCCCCTATTCCCGGATGATTTTTTGA